A window of Canis lupus familiaris isolate Mischka breed German Shepherd unplaced genomic scaffold, alternate assembly UU_Cfam_GSD_1.0 chrUn_S1235H1411, whole genome shotgun sequence genomic DNA:
TTGCTCCTGTCACTTCCTTGTTCCTGAGGCTGTAGATGACAGGGTTCAGCATGGGTGTGAGGACTGTAAAAGATAGACACTACATCATCCTGGCCAGGAGAGTGGTAAGATGCAGGTAACATATAGGTATACACAAGAGGCCCATAGAAGAGGTTGACAACTGTtaagtgggaggagcaggtggcTAGGGCCTTCTGACGCCCCTCCACGGAGTGCATCCCAAGCACTGCTGCCAGAATGAGGGCATAGGAGGTGGTGATGAAGGCAATGGGCAGCAGAAGGACCACAACACCTGTCACAAAGAGCACTTGCTCATAGGCTGCTGTGTCAGCACAGGCCAGCCTCAGCAGCGAAGGCACCTCACAGAAAAAGTGTGCAATCTTCCTTGAGCCACAATAGGGGAACTGTAGGGTCAATGCTGTCTGGACGGAGGCATTGATGGATCCACCCAGCCAGGAGGCAGCCACCATGAGCAGACAGGTCTGGTGGCTCATGAGTGATGGGTAGCGCAGAGGGTTGCAGATGGCCAcgtagcggtcataggccatgagGGCCAGCAGGAGGCATTCAGCGGCCCCAAGGaacatgaagaaaaacatttgtgcCCCACAGCCCACAAATGAGATGCTAGTCCAGCCAAAGAGGAAGCCTGCTATCATCTTGGGGACGGTGACTGAGGTGAAGAAGATGTCCAGGAAAGACAACTGGCTGAGGAGGAAATACAGGTGTGTGGAGCCGGGCATCAGCCCAGATCAAGAGGACCATGGCAGTGTTGCCAGCCATCGCTAGTGTGTAGACTACCACAACCATGCTGAAGAGGAACAGGTGCATTGGACTGTCATTGAAAAGACTTGTGAGGACAAAGCCGATGGTAGAGGAGTGGTTCCAGGGCCCTCTACTTGTCTCCTGCCAAGCCTCACTGTAGGGAGGAAGGAAACCAACTTATCAAGGGCTCAGAAGCATCCACTCTGAGTTTGAGAGAAGGTGATGGATGAGAACAGCAAAGGGCAACAAGTAAGCTGGCACAGAGGCTGTGGGAGTTCTTCTTAATACTCTTGCAAATTTTTGTAGGTTTGGCATTATTTCATGttgaaaaaatactataaaagatATAGCATGCAGCCAAAGCAGTGCTCAGAGGGGAAGTTATAATGCAAAATGCGTGtgttaaaaaagaggaaagactgaAAACCAATGATCAAAGTTTCCatcttaaaaagttagaaaaagggatccctggttggGAGCGTTAAATGGTTAATAATACGTGTAGGATGCTTAGGGTACAGGCAGGCAGGAGGCATATGGTGTTTGTCAGCTGCTGATAACATCACAACTCTTACCACTTTAATAACTCATTTTAATAACCCTGAGCCTCTGCTTATCTCTCTATATTAAATGGGTCATGATACTTGCTATTGAATAAGAAAAGAATACCTTTTGCATAATAGGTTCAATAAGTATTAGAACACTTCCCTTTGTCACTTAAGCAAATTAGTTTTGCAAAATAATCATACAATCAACAATTTTACCCACCTGCAAAGAGCTCCTAGTCCCTCCCCCTTGGAGACTCCCCTTCTACAAGTTTTGTTCTCAGAAACCTTGTGTTTGTTGTGATGGTGCTCTTCCACTGGATCTCCCTACTTCGACTGGGTATTCTTATGACTAAGGACtctgtcctttccttcttttatatttctccacAGAAAGGAGTTTGCATGGTCTCTGGTCAATGCTTATGGGATGTGTGTGGTGAATAGATGAAAGAAACGCAACCTTGCCCACATAAACGCTATTACCTCTGTGGCTGTCTTTTGGTATTGCCAACTGGATTCAAACCCCTTTGGTGGGGGCTGTGCATAAGTAACTGTTCCTAGAAATTATTGATTGTCCTGACACTACCAATTTCTCCCTTTGTGGCAGTTTCTCAGtattaacacacacacatctgcataGCCATGTTTGaggtacatgtgtgtgcatgtgtgtgtctcagAATAATTACTTAgggtgattctttttctttcagattggTCACTGGGGGAAGAGGATATTTTTTCTATTACTGCCATCTCTACTTGCCTAGATCTGAACTGGTACCCTCTAGGTATTAAACATACActagaatgaattaaaaaaggaaTCCTCGATGTaaacaatacattttatgttGTCAGGTATGCCAACACCTAATCTTAATTCTCTCTCCCATGAATTTTCTGTactggtatgatttttttttcctattccccTAGagtttaactgttttttttctttttaaaataaaacacaggctTGGTTTTTATAATTCAAGATATCTCATTTATGGAGAAAAATagtgttgaaaaacaaaaaccaaaaatcaaacaACTGTCAGATATTTTCAATGCTGGAAAATTTGATAGAAGTTGTGGAATTAGGGGTAcccaggtggcttggtggttgggtgtctgcatttggctcaggtcatgatcccg
This region includes:
- the LOC119878214 gene encoding olfactory receptor 2Z1-like; its protein translation is MPGSTHLYFLLSQLSFLDIFFTSVTVPKMIAGFLFGWTSISFVGCGAQMFFFMFLGAAECLLLALMAYDRYVAICNPLRYPSLMSHQTCLLMVAASWLGGSINASVQTALTLQFPYCGSRKIAHFFCEVPSLLRLACADTAAYEQVLFVTGVVVLLLPIAFITTSYALILAAVLGMHSVEGRQKALATCSSHLTVVNLFYGPLVYTYMLPASYHSPGQDDVVSIFYSPHTHAEPCHLQPQEQGSDRSNEEGHREV